The Methanomassiliicoccales archaeon genome has a window encoding:
- a CDS encoding gamma carbonic anhydrase family protein, whose product MTVKIRGKVYIDPTAVLIGNISIEDGASIWPFAVLRGDLNTIAIGEGTNIQEHTTIHGDESFPNIIGRNVSIGHGAVIHGATIGDYCIIGMQSTILNGTVIGNECIIGAGALVTAGMKIPPKSVVVGVPAKIIREGDESIKEKAARNAEEYHKLRDSYLAGKYDRYKSH is encoded by the coding sequence ATGACCGTTAAAATTAGAGGCAAAGTCTATATTGATCCGACAGCTGTCCTTATAGGCAATATTTCGATCGAAGACGGCGCTAGCATATGGCCATTTGCTGTTCTGAGAGGAGATCTGAATACGATAGCCATCGGTGAGGGGACAAACATTCAGGAACACACCACGATTCACGGGGACGAAAGTTTCCCCAATATCATTGGTAGAAATGTATCGATAGGTCACGGTGCCGTAATACATGGGGCTACCATTGGCGACTACTGCATTATAGGAATGCAGTCAACAATTCTTAACGGTACAGTCATTGGAAATGAATGCATTATTGGAGCGGGGGCACTCGTTACAGCAGGGATGAAAATCCCGCCCAAATCGGTCGTTGTAGGCGTCCCGGCAAAAATCATACGAGAAGGCGATGAAAGCATCAAGGAAAAAGCAGCGAGGAATGCGGAGGAGTATCACAAACTCAGAGATTCCTACCTTGCTGGTAAATATGATCGCTACAAGAGCCACTAA
- a CDS encoding DUF1638 domain-containing protein: MNSYSCRLGIIGCPILENEIVYLAVNDKDISQIIVIRTEESRSLLHKLSSATSAKIICIEEGEIHNLKQVGYSLIILMKSMALHEDPQKLRGEVMQSIKQIAPVCDSILLFYGLCGNAFRDLTEIKTAAGKDLFILADECERPVDDCIAAVLGGTEGYYRLLKRYPGVFYLTPEWAEHWRELIFKMELTRGAERGDLSVLKWIFELAGYKKALKIDTGLGDKEEFERSVAEFAREFNFELGSLEKEFITLDAIVRSYDKAKKCALHRN; encoded by the coding sequence ATGAATTCATATTCCTGCCGGCTTGGCATCATAGGTTGCCCGATACTCGAAAACGAAATTGTTTACTTAGCAGTAAATGACAAAGATATTTCGCAGATCATTGTAATCCGTACAGAAGAGTCGAGGAGTTTGCTTCACAAGCTAAGCAGCGCAACAAGCGCGAAGATTATATGCATCGAAGAAGGGGAGATTCATAATTTGAAACAAGTTGGCTACAGCCTTATCATATTGATGAAATCGATGGCGCTCCACGAGGATCCACAGAAATTGCGTGGGGAAGTAATGCAATCGATCAAACAAATCGCACCAGTATGCGATTCCATTTTACTTTTCTATGGTCTCTGCGGAAATGCGTTCAGAGATCTCACAGAAATTAAGACTGCTGCCGGAAAGGATCTCTTTATACTAGCAGATGAATGCGAAAGACCAGTCGATGATTGCATTGCCGCAGTTCTCGGCGGAACGGAGGGCTACTATCGACTTTTAAAACGATATCCTGGTGTATTTTACCTTACGCCAGAGTGGGCTGAACACTGGCGCGAGCTCATTTTTAAGATGGAGTTAACTCGCGGTGCTGAAAGAGGAGATCTCAGCGTTCTAAAATGGATTTTTGAACTTGCAGGTTATAAGAAGGCGCTGAAGATTGACACGGGATTGGGAGATAAGGAGGAGTTTGAAAGGTCTGTCGCCGAGTTTGCGAGAGAGTTCAACTTCGAGTTGGGTTCCCTTGAAAAGGAGTTCATTACGCTTGATGCCATCGTGCGATCCTATGATAAAGCGAAGAAATGTGCCCTCCACAGAAATTAG
- a CDS encoding helix-turn-helix domain-containing protein — protein MSLETELISGMLRSEGGFRESLRKIIEEDLQVSVSEFCERTGLSMSTIYKIMQGHREPNLRTVRSIVMAVRKLEKHPAGNFIAIIASRPVLEKIEERFVKIGGKNIKVKEYPASTMEEAIISAVNAERDGALAVVCAPIIAPTVEKILSIPVAVVVPHNSVLRAIERAAEKIF, from the coding sequence ATGTCGCTCGAGACGGAATTGATATCTGGGATGCTCCGAAGTGAAGGAGGATTCAGAGAGTCTTTAAGAAAGATTATTGAAGAAGATTTACAGGTCAGCGTTTCTGAGTTTTGCGAACGAACAGGGCTATCGATGAGCACGATTTATAAGATCATGCAGGGACACAGAGAACCAAATCTGCGGACTGTTCGTAGCATAGTTATGGCCGTGAGGAAGCTTGAGAAGCATCCAGCTGGCAATTTCATCGCGATAATTGCAAGCAGACCAGTGCTCGAGAAGATTGAAGAGCGATTTGTGAAAATAGGCGGTAAGAATATCAAAGTCAAAGAATACCCCGCTTCGACAATGGAAGAAGCGATAATCTCAGCCGTGAATGCAGAAAGGGATGGTGCGCTTGCGGTCGTATGCGCTCCGATAATTGCGCCAACGGTAGAGAAGATACTATCAATACCTGTGGCAGTCGTAGTGCCTCATAATTCTGTCTTGAGGGCGATTGAACGCGCGGCTGAAAAGATCTTCTAG
- a CDS encoding ABC transporter ATP-binding protein, with protein MTLSIKNLEKRFRKDDEELVAITDFNLEVRDHEFVCVLGPSGCGKTTLLRIVAGLESKTSGSVMLDGVEITGPGSDRGMVFQEFALFPWRTVRKNIEFGLEIKKVRKEERHVISDKYIQLVGLKGFENSHPYELSGGMKQRVGIARALANDPKILLMDEPFGALDAQTRNMMQKELLRIWSETKKTILFVTHSVDEAVFLADRIVVMTSRPGTVKEIFDIDMPRPRDRASVEFASLRKHILAELEREVTSSDTIVKT; from the coding sequence ATGACGCTGAGCATAAAGAATCTAGAAAAGCGGTTCCGTAAGGACGATGAGGAGCTCGTTGCAATAACCGATTTCAATCTGGAGGTCAGAGATCATGAATTTGTGTGCGTTCTTGGTCCATCAGGGTGCGGAAAAACGACTCTCCTGCGTATCGTGGCTGGTCTCGAAAGCAAGACGTCGGGTTCGGTGATGCTTGATGGGGTCGAGATCACAGGTCCAGGATCCGATCGAGGAATGGTATTCCAAGAGTTCGCCTTGTTTCCGTGGCGTACCGTAAGAAAAAATATTGAATTTGGCCTCGAAATCAAGAAGGTTCGAAAGGAAGAAAGACACGTTATATCAGATAAATATATCCAGCTAGTGGGACTCAAGGGTTTTGAGAATTCCCATCCCTATGAACTTTCGGGCGGCATGAAGCAAAGGGTCGGCATCGCAAGAGCACTAGCTAACGATCCTAAAATCTTGCTGATGGACGAGCCGTTCGGAGCACTCGACGCGCAGACACGTAACATGATGCAGAAGGAACTTCTGCGCATCTGGTCCGAAACGAAAAAGACGATTCTATTCGTGACACATTCTGTCGACGAGGCCGTCTTTTTGGCAGATCGGATCGTCGTCATGACGTCTCGACCTGGAACAGTCAAGGAGATCTTTGATATTGATATGCCAAGGCCCCGAGATCGAGCAAGCGTGGAGTTTGCATCGCTGAGGAAGCACATTCTTGCCGAGCTGGAGAGAGAAGTCACATCGTCGGATACAATAGTCAAAACCTAG
- a CDS encoding tRNA (cytidine(56)-2'-O)-methyltransferase encodes MTEIWVLRLGHRPDRDKRVTTHVALTARAFGAKGILITTQDTKLEEGIRSVADRFGGDFVIRTGVGNWKEIVKTFEGAIVHLTMYGIHIDDALPRISAEKLLIVVGAEKVPAEVYDLATFNVAVGNQPHSEVAALAVFLDRYLKGEGLRRDFKGKLKIIPCERGKKVVCDAE; translated from the coding sequence ATGACAGAAATTTGGGTACTAAGGCTTGGTCATCGCCCGGATAGAGACAAAAGAGTCACTACTCATGTGGCATTGACAGCTCGAGCATTTGGCGCAAAGGGTATTCTAATCACCACTCAGGACACGAAACTGGAGGAGGGTATCCGCAGTGTCGCTGATCGCTTTGGCGGCGATTTCGTTATTAGAACAGGCGTAGGCAATTGGAAAGAAATCGTCAAAACTTTCGAAGGAGCGATCGTACACCTGACCATGTATGGGATACATATCGATGACGCGCTACCGAGAATCAGTGCTGAGAAGTTGCTCATCGTAGTTGGTGCTGAGAAGGTTCCAGCGGAAGTATACGATCTCGCGACTTTCAATGTCGCCGTTGGCAATCAGCCCCATTCAGAAGTGGCAGCATTGGCCGTATTTCTCGATAGATATCTAAAGGGTGAAGGTCTCAGAAGGGATTTCAAAGGCAAATTGAAGATCATTCCGTGCGAGAGAGGGAAGAAAGTTGTCTGCGATGCCGAATGA
- a CDS encoding HDIG domain-containing protein has translation MPNEEECISILVEEGASPSIIKHCCTVKEVAKRIAKCCGADIDLVVAGSMLHDIGRTRTHGVDHVIEGVNIARRRNLPDEIVRIIQRHLGAGLTDEEAAALSLPAGIYMPETLEEKIVTHADNLVGEFSVRTVWDASVDFERRGLDKAAQRLRAMHEELSRICKRDIDELLAPLRNNLRFSGSCSDHIYQQGRNL, from the coding sequence ATGCCGAATGAAGAAGAATGTATCAGCATTCTGGTGGAAGAGGGTGCCAGCCCGAGCATAATAAAGCACTGCTGTACAGTGAAGGAAGTCGCAAAAAGAATAGCCAAATGCTGCGGTGCAGATATCGATTTAGTCGTCGCTGGCTCCATGCTACACGATATCGGAAGAACACGCACACATGGTGTTGATCATGTCATCGAGGGCGTGAATATCGCTAGGAGGCGAAATTTACCGGATGAAATTGTGCGAATAATCCAGAGGCATCTGGGAGCTGGACTGACTGATGAGGAAGCCGCGGCCCTTAGCCTTCCTGCTGGAATATACATGCCGGAAACCCTCGAAGAAAAAATAGTTACGCATGCGGACAATCTCGTCGGCGAATTTAGTGTGCGAACGGTGTGGGATGCTTCAGTGGATTTTGAAAGGAGAGGACTTGATAAGGCGGCGCAGCGATTGAGAGCAATGCATGAAGAATTATCTCGTATATGCAAAAGGGATATCGATGAATTGCTCGCGCCTTTGAGGAATAATTTGAGGTTTAGTGGCTCTTGTAGCGATCATATTTACCAGCAAGGTAGGAATCTCTGA
- the trxA gene encoding thioredoxin, producing the protein MDELEEIRRKKLEALMSKAQKVNSLEMPSEPIQITDGNFDEFVKRYDTVVVDCWAPWCGPCRMIAPVIDALARDLQGRIVFGKLNTDENQMTAVKYRIQAIPTLLVFHKGHLADRIVGAMPKDQILKKLQKYI; encoded by the coding sequence ATGGACGAACTCGAAGAAATTCGAAGAAAGAAATTAGAGGCACTGATGTCTAAGGCGCAAAAAGTCAATAGTCTTGAAATGCCGTCTGAGCCAATCCAGATCACCGATGGTAATTTCGATGAATTTGTCAAAAGATATGATACCGTGGTGGTTGATTGCTGGGCACCGTGGTGCGGACCATGCAGGATGATTGCACCCGTCATAGATGCTCTAGCAAGAGATCTTCAGGGGCGGATTGTTTTCGGCAAGCTGAATACTGATGAGAACCAGATGACCGCGGTTAAATATAGAATCCAGGCAATTCCCACGCTTCTTGTATTTCACAAAGGGCATCTTGCGGATAGAATAGTCGGCGCAATGCCAAAGGACCAGATACTTAAGAAGCTTCAAAAGTACATTTAA
- a CDS encoding PRC-barrel domain-containing protein: MLEEASELIGLQVYTPNGIFVGNVNNLVIELEKKCVDGIFISETNPLLVEDSKAINIPYRWIQAIGDIIILKYFPKRVTTKKPAVKL, encoded by the coding sequence ATGTTGGAGGAAGCATCGGAATTAATCGGACTGCAGGTATACACGCCAAACGGAATCTTTGTTGGCAATGTTAACAATCTTGTGATAGAGCTGGAGAAGAAATGCGTTGATGGTATTTTTATTAGCGAAACAAATCCACTTTTGGTTGAGGATTCGAAGGCAATCAACATTCCCTATAGGTGGATTCAAGCCATTGGAGATATTATTATTTTGAAGTATTTCCCCAAAAGAGTAACTACGAAAAAACCCGCCGTCAAGCTTTGA
- a CDS encoding ABC transporter substrate-binding protein, whose amino-acid sequence MKRSAIYAIVVVIIALVAAVAVAVVYVPTTQEKIIYWTQIAPAQQRAALIDNIVQGAVSWEPYVSDSLIDDTAEVIAWSNEIWPHHPCCVVAVKKSFAESQDVVNNDLVARVVRAHIDATNWISETIQNGGENYTKLLQIGAQFSGRSNEVVESAIEHIEFNYGITPAIKKWFENYTSMFADLGQISSLGGYSNVSAFVDSIVNTTYLERAMSVTPSDTILGTVRLGYLMGDLHQFARVVAMNESLWGGKTLFEKYGVDIQSPPPYANGAYLMDGFARDEIDMGYLGSPPALLKRINANIQIEIVSMVNSGGSAIIAKSGFASFSELEGQTFATPGVGSIQHLLLMYYANENGYKLKLKGT is encoded by the coding sequence ATGAAGCGATCAGCAATTTATGCGATTGTGGTGGTGATCATAGCTCTGGTCGCCGCTGTTGCCGTTGCCGTTGTTTATGTCCCAACAACACAAGAAAAAATCATCTATTGGACACAAATTGCACCAGCACAACAAAGGGCAGCTTTAATAGACAACATCGTCCAGGGTGCTGTTAGTTGGGAGCCCTACGTTTCAGATTCGTTGATCGATGATACAGCAGAAGTCATCGCGTGGTCAAATGAAATATGGCCCCATCATCCATGCTGTGTGGTAGCGGTGAAAAAGAGCTTCGCCGAGTCTCAGGATGTAGTCAACAATGACCTGGTAGCTAGGGTTGTGAGAGCGCATATCGATGCGACAAATTGGATTTCAGAAACGATACAAAATGGCGGTGAGAACTATACGAAATTGCTCCAGATTGGTGCTCAGTTCAGCGGGAGATCAAACGAAGTTGTGGAATCTGCAATCGAACACATCGAATTCAATTATGGAATCACACCAGCAATCAAAAAGTGGTTCGAAAATTACACCTCGATGTTTGCTGATCTCGGCCAGATATCGTCCCTAGGCGGGTATTCGAATGTGAGCGCCTTTGTCGACTCGATCGTCAACACGACGTATTTGGAGAGGGCAATGAGTGTGACGCCCAGCGACACTATTCTTGGCACGGTAAGACTTGGCTATCTTATGGGAGACCTGCATCAGTTTGCAAGAGTTGTCGCTATGAACGAATCGTTATGGGGTGGCAAGACTCTCTTTGAAAAATACGGCGTTGACATTCAATCACCGCCACCGTACGCAAATGGAGCTTACTTAATGGATGGTTTCGCAAGAGATGAAATCGACATGGGATATCTCGGAAGTCCTCCGGCACTGTTAAAGCGCATCAATGCGAATATCCAGATCGAGATCGTGTCGATGGTCAATAGTGGCGGATCTGCGATCATAGCAAAATCTGGCTTCGCCAGTTTCAGCGAACTTGAGGGGCAAACCTTCGCCACTCCAGGAGTAGGTTCAATCCAACATCTTCTACTGATGTACTACGCCAACGAGAATGGATATAAGCTCAAACTGAAGGGGACGTAG
- a CDS encoding ABC transporter permease: MNFSWAYVKNNWKRLSEEGKLRIFWITPLSLGGFLVVWWILSILLKLAYLPSPIEVFQALIESFRIPAPSLGITMTSNIAASLQRFLIGFVLAFIAAVPLGLIMGFFRGAEMFAKPIIEVFRPIPPIAWVPIFLLIFKLFYGPVMVIFIGVFFPLLSNVIFGVKSVDSTLVDAAKTLGADRLRLFTKVIFPSTVPFLMTGITIGLGIGWMCIVAAEMIGAVGGGVGYYIYFMEQLGRYEYMYAGMVVIAILGILTVGISRYVEQYLSKLMGMR, translated from the coding sequence ATGAATTTCTCGTGGGCATACGTCAAAAACAACTGGAAAAGACTATCAGAAGAGGGGAAATTGAGAATTTTCTGGATAACTCCTCTCTCACTTGGAGGATTTCTGGTCGTATGGTGGATTCTATCAATCCTACTCAAGCTCGCATACCTCCCTAGCCCAATAGAGGTTTTCCAAGCACTTATCGAATCATTTCGCATACCAGCACCATCCCTTGGCATTACAATGACGAGCAACATCGCAGCTAGCCTTCAGAGATTTCTCATAGGTTTTGTATTAGCGTTTATTGCAGCGGTTCCGCTTGGGCTAATTATGGGATTCTTTAGAGGCGCGGAGATGTTTGCAAAACCCATCATCGAGGTCTTTAGACCGATTCCGCCGATTGCCTGGGTTCCGATATTCCTCCTCATTTTCAAGCTATTCTATGGTCCTGTGATGGTGATTTTTATCGGCGTATTCTTCCCGCTCCTTTCAAATGTGATTTTTGGCGTGAAATCTGTGGATTCAACCCTCGTCGACGCCGCGAAGACGCTGGGAGCTGATAGACTGAGACTATTCACCAAAGTGATATTTCCGTCAACGGTGCCTTTTCTTATGACTGGAATAACGATCGGTCTTGGAATTGGATGGATGTGCATCGTTGCAGCTGAAATGATCGGTGCGGTAGGTGGTGGAGTTGGTTACTATATCTATTTCATGGAACAATTGGGTCGATATGAGTATATGTACGCAGGCATGGTGGTTATCGCAATTCTTGGCATATTGACGGTGGGAATCAGCAGGTATGTCGAACAATATTTGTCAAAACTCATGGGGATGCGATGA
- a CDS encoding DUF2284 domain-containing protein produces MALTEDLQMLCEKAKAYGASEAIIISTQSIVVDPRVRLKCMVPICPNYGYNLMCPPNVINSDEFIKILSYYRYAILLRVRIQLKWDLIAAVGKEASLNEIRDIENYKEPLVKSERTLVEILRKLERDCLKLGFRFAAGLSAGACRLCDECVGQKSGKVCRRPFDARPSMEAVGIDVIETAKKAGMNISFYGNEEPSWIGLLLVD; encoded by the coding sequence GTGGCGTTAACTGAGGATCTTCAAATGCTGTGCGAAAAGGCAAAAGCTTATGGTGCATCTGAGGCAATCATTATTTCGACTCAAAGTATTGTGGTGGATCCTAGGGTACGCTTGAAATGTATGGTTCCTATTTGCCCGAATTATGGATACAATCTCATGTGCCCACCTAACGTGATAAACTCAGATGAATTCATTAAAATCCTCTCCTACTACAGGTATGCGATACTCCTTAGGGTCAGAATACAACTTAAATGGGACCTGATCGCCGCCGTAGGTAAAGAGGCATCATTAAATGAAATCAGGGACATAGAGAATTACAAGGAACCGCTTGTGAAGAGCGAAAGGACGCTCGTCGAGATCCTTCGCAAACTTGAACGAGATTGCCTAAAATTGGGCTTCAGGTTTGCAGCTGGACTCTCCGCCGGGGCGTGTAGGCTTTGCGACGAATGCGTTGGACAGAAATCTGGAAAAGTGTGCAGAAGGCCCTTTGACGCAAGACCCTCGATGGAAGCCGTTGGAATTGATGTTATTGAGACCGCCAAAAAAGCAGGGATGAACATAAGCTTCTATGGAAATGAAGAACCATCATGGATTGGATTGCTGCTTGTAGATTAA
- a CDS encoding ArsR family transcriptional regulator: MNRIKVINDPSDLVPMLRAVDTKIKREVLKEVTLDWRTSKEIEEKFGPEGKDALKFFEKMKLVETKWQSVSGAPPDKAYRTYYTSFHINASWPVYEISDVLAVAMMPEEEFDAIEKKILDLVGIDGKFAGDIAEALGITSTMLKSIVKRSVKLDYRGHRIERVKD; this comes from the coding sequence ATGAACAGGATAAAGGTGATCAACGACCCCTCTGATCTAGTGCCTATGTTGAGGGCAGTTGATACCAAAATAAAAAGAGAAGTTCTGAAAGAGGTGACCCTCGATTGGCGAACCTCTAAGGAAATAGAGGAGAAGTTTGGGCCAGAGGGGAAAGACGCCCTCAAATTCTTCGAAAAGATGAAGCTCGTTGAGACGAAATGGCAGTCAGTAAGCGGGGCTCCGCCAGATAAGGCATACCGCACATATTACACATCTTTCCATATCAATGCATCCTGGCCCGTGTATGAGATTAGCGACGTGCTTGCTGTGGCCATGATGCCAGAAGAGGAGTTCGATGCGATTGAAAAGAAGATTCTTGACCTCGTGGGCATCGATGGAAAGTTTGCTGGTGACATCGCAGAGGCTCTCGGCATTACTTCAACGATGCTGAAGAGTATTGTCAAGAGATCTGTCAAGCTGGATTACCGAGGACATCGAATCGAACGCGTAAAAGATTGA
- a CDS encoding SemiSWEET transporter yields the protein MDQWTLLGLIAGFLTTMGFVPQIIKGLKTRRLEDVSIGMLLLLCAGMFLWLVYGIFINSAPVMFWNAVAFTLNIILIGLKLRFDKSGIADKGV from the coding sequence ATGGATCAATGGACGCTCCTTGGACTCATCGCAGGGTTTCTCACGACCATGGGATTTGTACCTCAGATTATTAAGGGTTTGAAAACGAGGAGATTGGAAGACGTGTCGATTGGGATGCTCCTCTTATTGTGCGCGGGCATGTTCCTGTGGTTGGTCTATGGCATATTCATAAATAGTGCTCCTGTTATGTTTTGGAATGCTGTTGCGTTCACGCTGAATATCATTCTAATCGGGTTGAAACTCAGATTTGACAAAAGCGGGATCGCAGATAAAGGGGTTTGA
- a CDS encoding FAD-dependent oxidoreductase, whose translation MNEISTDVAIIGCGPAGLQAAIHAARSKVKVVAIGHIDRSALVKAKIENYFGIDSIEGLDILKIGLAQAKKSGAEIFEEDVIKFVKNEDHFLLETDNERKINAKTIVLAPGISRVKLGIKGEKEFLGRGVSYCASCDCNFFKGKRVAVIGDESVAASSALLLKEYANKVYWISKGIRIAKPLMEKVKRSTVEIVSPAHPVEILGDEVVTGIALKDGRKLEVDGVFIELGAKGAVELALEVGIIPDPSGIIEVDKDCKTGVEGVFACGDVTGQPWQLAKAVGQGCVAGVRAAEFVKNMEGK comes from the coding sequence ATGAACGAGATTTCGACGGATGTAGCGATTATTGGATGTGGACCAGCTGGTTTGCAGGCGGCTATTCATGCTGCAAGGAGCAAAGTGAAAGTCGTTGCAATCGGACACATAGATAGAAGCGCGTTGGTAAAAGCGAAGATCGAGAATTACTTTGGCATCGATTCTATTGAGGGTCTTGATATACTGAAGATAGGTTTGGCCCAGGCAAAGAAATCTGGTGCCGAGATCTTCGAAGAGGATGTTATCAAATTTGTGAAGAATGAAGATCATTTCTTATTGGAAACAGATAACGAGAGGAAGATCAATGCAAAGACTATTGTGTTGGCACCAGGCATATCCAGAGTAAAACTGGGAATTAAAGGCGAAAAAGAATTCCTTGGGAGAGGCGTCAGTTATTGTGCCTCATGTGACTGTAATTTCTTTAAGGGAAAGAGGGTGGCAGTGATCGGCGATGAAAGTGTCGCTGCATCCTCGGCGCTTCTACTCAAGGAATATGCAAATAAGGTTTACTGGATTTCAAAAGGAATCAGGATAGCGAAACCTCTTATGGAGAAAGTGAAGCGTTCGACAGTTGAGATCGTTTCACCAGCTCACCCAGTTGAAATTCTTGGAGACGAAGTGGTAACTGGCATTGCATTGAAGGATGGACGAAAACTCGAGGTTGATGGGGTCTTTATAGAATTGGGTGCCAAGGGAGCTGTCGAACTAGCACTCGAGGTTGGAATCATACCAGATCCTTCAGGAATTATTGAGGTGGACAAAGATTGCAAAACCGGAGTGGAGGGTGTATTTGCGTGCGGCGACGTGACTGGGCAACCTTGGCAGCTTGCCAAAGCAGTTGGCCAGGGATGCGTTGCTGGGGTTAGGGCCGCGGAATTTGTCAAGAATATGGAAGGCAAGTGA
- a CDS encoding helix-turn-helix domain-containing protein — protein MFQLTVVSNTPLTPIRNVEEVVAEFLKLIGYLPQNFDARKKGKDSEESIPYRLFLECFVKNLKRAWLVDELSAYLNTTKPTVYRHLNKLKSLDLIEEIETERDGQIKKGYRIRYGDLRKAWSFTEANVQMAMENYRKTVEHLQKLIEEAE, from the coding sequence ATGTTTCAACTCACCGTCGTAAGCAATACCCCACTAACTCCTATCAGAAATGTTGAGGAAGTCGTAGCTGAATTTCTCAAGCTGATAGGATATCTTCCACAGAATTTCGATGCGAGAAAAAAAGGAAAGGACTCGGAAGAAAGCATCCCGTATCGACTTTTTTTGGAGTGCTTTGTTAAAAATCTGAAGCGGGCGTGGCTTGTCGACGAACTCTCAGCGTATCTCAATACGACGAAACCTACAGTTTACAGACATCTCAATAAACTCAAGTCTCTTGATCTCATCGAAGAAATCGAAACCGAACGCGATGGTCAGATCAAAAAAGGATACAGAATACGTTACGGCGATTTGAGGAAAGCGTGGAGTTTTACCGAGGCAAATGTCCAAATGGCGATGGAAAATTATCGTAAGACGGTCGAACATCTTCAGAAATTGATCGAGGAGGCTGAGTAA
- a CDS encoding LysE family transporter — protein sequence MSEKMLLEVAELFALGFIVGLSGAIIPGPLFAFTVLDTNQKGKVTAHEIILGHVVWEAGIVAVLLLGFGYFLIDFKWIIFLVGGAVMFTMGIFTMLNKDSETKMIRRRVDSSFVGGIFYTALNPSQPPWWATAGLALLLTGIELMGLLGALIVTLGHWVSDLAYYISVSFVVHRHEKFISPRQRQVKMILGAFLAALGTYFVISSFIDV from the coding sequence ATGAGTGAGAAAATGTTGCTGGAAGTTGCAGAGCTCTTTGCCCTTGGTTTCATCGTAGGTCTTAGTGGGGCTATAATCCCTGGGCCACTTTTTGCATTCACCGTTCTCGATACGAACCAGAAAGGCAAGGTCACAGCTCACGAAATCATTCTAGGGCACGTTGTTTGGGAAGCTGGTATAGTAGCTGTCCTACTCCTCGGTTTTGGATATTTTCTCATCGATTTCAAATGGATTATTTTCCTCGTTGGCGGGGCAGTAATGTTTACAATGGGCATATTTACGATGCTGAATAAGGACAGTGAGACCAAGATGATCAGGAGGCGCGTAGACTCGTCTTTTGTAGGCGGAATTTTTTATACTGCCCTCAACCCTTCACAACCGCCTTGGTGGGCTACGGCGGGTCTTGCACTCTTGCTCACTGGGATAGAATTGATGGGCCTTCTCGGCGCTTTAATAGTCACACTGGGTCATTGGGTATCTGACCTAGCTTATTATATCTCAGTATCTTTCGTCGTGCATCGGCATGAAAAATTTATTAGCCCCCGGCAGAGGCAGGTAAAGATGATTCTCGGTGCCTTTCTCGCAGCTCTGGGTACATACTTCGTCATATCATCTTTTATCGATGTCTGA